Proteins from a single region of Tautonia marina:
- a CDS encoding DUF1501 domain-containing protein produces the protein MPSHPFSSLAGPPGVSRRAVLSRLGGSFGGLALAALLGEAHGESPSSPSRFDVLPRPPHAPARAKSVIQLFMHGGPSHVDLLDPKPMLARYDGKAPPDEVADREKITGNLLKSPFRFARHGQSGLPFSETLPRIAEHADDLAVIRSMYTEHRNHEQALWMMHTGLIVSGRPSLGSWVTYALGTENQDLPAYVVLPDPKGLPVDGIRNWSSGWLPPIYQGTPFRSEGLPVLNLRPKDPRPAEVDQARLALLGALNDEHKQRHPGELELDARIASFELAARMQLSATDALNLNTESPETRSLYGLDNPITRSYGARCLMARRLVERGVRFVQIFMSGQPWDTHTNNAASTRVCCDQTDTPIAGLLTDLKRTGLLDQTVVIWGGEFGRTPGAQGPDGRDHHPFGFSVWLAGGGIKGGQSYGSTDEFGYHATVDRTSVADLHATILHLLGLDSQHLVFPHNGRDERLTDVYPARPILPLLA, from the coding sequence ATGCCGAGTCACCCCTTCTCGTCCCTCGCAGGCCCCCCCGGAGTCTCGCGACGAGCGGTGCTTTCGAGGCTGGGAGGCAGTTTCGGCGGTCTGGCCCTGGCCGCGCTCCTGGGTGAAGCCCACGGTGAATCTCCGAGCAGCCCGTCGCGGTTTGACGTCTTGCCCCGGCCGCCTCATGCCCCGGCCAGAGCCAAGTCGGTCATTCAACTTTTCATGCACGGCGGACCAAGTCACGTCGATCTGCTCGACCCCAAACCGATGCTGGCCAGGTATGACGGAAAGGCACCTCCCGACGAGGTCGCCGATCGGGAGAAAATCACCGGCAATCTGCTCAAGAGCCCGTTCCGGTTCGCGAGGCACGGTCAGTCTGGCCTTCCGTTCTCCGAAACACTCCCGCGGATCGCCGAACACGCGGACGACCTCGCCGTGATCCGCTCAATGTACACCGAGCACCGCAACCACGAACAAGCACTCTGGATGATGCACACGGGGCTGATCGTCTCGGGCCGTCCTAGCCTGGGCTCCTGGGTGACCTACGCCCTGGGAACCGAGAATCAGGACCTCCCCGCCTACGTCGTCCTGCCTGACCCAAAGGGGCTGCCAGTCGATGGGATCCGGAATTGGTCAAGCGGCTGGCTCCCTCCAATCTATCAAGGGACCCCATTCCGATCCGAAGGGCTGCCGGTGCTGAACCTCCGGCCGAAGGACCCTCGCCCCGCCGAGGTCGATCAGGCCCGGCTTGCGTTGCTGGGCGCGTTGAACGACGAGCATAAACAGCGGCACCCCGGCGAGCTCGAGCTCGATGCCCGGATCGCCAGTTTCGAGCTGGCCGCTCGGATGCAGCTTTCTGCGACTGACGCGCTCAATCTGAACACCGAGTCGCCAGAAACCCGATCGCTCTACGGACTGGACAACCCGATCACGCGGTCCTACGGGGCCCGATGCCTGATGGCCCGTCGATTGGTCGAACGCGGGGTCCGCTTCGTCCAGATCTTCATGAGCGGCCAGCCGTGGGACACCCATACGAATAACGCGGCGAGCACGCGCGTCTGCTGCGATCAGACCGACACCCCCATCGCGGGGCTCCTCACCGATCTAAAACGAACCGGACTCCTTGATCAGACCGTGGTGATCTGGGGAGGCGAATTCGGGCGGACCCCGGGCGCGCAAGGTCCCGATGGTCGTGATCATCACCCGTTCGGTTTCAGCGTCTGGCTCGCCGGGGGTGGCATCAAGGGGGGACAGAGCTACGGCTCGACCGACGAGTTCGGCTATCACGCCACGGTCGACCGGACAAGTGTCGCCGACCTGCACGCGACGATCCTCCACCTGCTCGGCCTCGATTCCCAGCACCTGGTCTTCCCCCATAACGGACGCGACGAACGGCTCACGGATGTCTACCCAGCCAGGCCGATTCTGCCCCTCCTGGCGTAA